In the genome of Terriglobales bacterium, the window ACGCTCCACGCCTGAGCGATGCAGCCCCGCGGCGTATGTGGTACGTCGGCATCCAGGATCTCTGACACCTGGCCGAGACCTGCTTCCGCCAAGTGATCTTCGAAGCCGGCCAGGATCTCGTTGGCACGCCTGCTTGCGGCGAGGCTGCTTTCGTGTAGCCGCAGATAGGCGCTAAGAAACGGCCCAATCAGCCACGGCCACACCGTTCCCTGGTGATACACCGAATCGCGGTGGTAGG includes:
- a CDS encoding amylo-alpha-1,6-glucosidase, whose amino-acid sequence is YHRDSVYHQGTVWPWLIGPFLSAYLRLHESSLAASRRANEILAGFEDHLAEAGLGQVSEILDADVPHTPRGCIAQAWSVSELLRIAVEIAQLQKKASLPARTPPRQTHVTSN